In Brachypodium distachyon strain Bd21 chromosome 2, Brachypodium_distachyon_v3.0, whole genome shotgun sequence, one genomic interval encodes:
- the LOC100835844 gene encoding putative E3 ubiquitin-protein ligase RF4, translating into MSSVATQEAASGSASASQEKAASRNKRKYRAEPPSGELGPFGLEYPLTTDCVGFEFMSPEKAAMAAYATASEGANLDFTPSACDGCKAVHATAEELLECQRHVNWSDPNEAQLEEILLKCLDTTFDNAVSVIISMGYSEAGARAAVVRAAAQYTWRESLAGFSEAAVEVLKSEGDMLPMDGSSLEDMRKIEKAVLGSLVAVVNEAQPFYTTGDAMFCLLMSDMNVAHACAMDYSSASLPPVGAQVVAQPVVGNHEPGPSSDVSVKITNPQTGVTFRGKLTPVPPASLNMPSGKPSISGKMHPLSPNLKHKEHPVAMPDHSEDQPFVAAATQSVKDDKPFSSKRGSSKRDSLHRQKLMSFDKNSRALGSKGSLRSGKHSSSGIAALERKCRPFADATTSSLKGPVKVGKGFATGMTGSEYSGDLSFTATGTIAPLPSFDTKTTSSTDSASTASTELSLSLPLPLPSSSDVSAPSLNQDSKTEAVDPSSKINFTYDENQKVWIPQEKKDEMVLVLVQRQKELQAHMRDWTEWAMEKVMLVTRRLAKEKEELQSLRKEKEEADRLQEERHCLEESTRKKLLEMESAISRANTQLDKADAAGRRRITENTQLRMQMEAAKRHAAESAANFVELSKKDESSLKRSQHWESERTLLQEELAAGKSKLSRVQQQLQSSKEKKEQLKVRWRQEEAAKAEAIARVTSERKERDQIETSLRSEENFLHLKAENDMQRFKSEIRALEHQITQLELSMDALDEAGVPSDKIRSLSLSEGRKIGNTQILAKVAAAASQDLDLDDIQRDRECVMCLSEEMSVVFLPCAHQVVCAKCNDLHEKQGMKECPSCRTHIQRRVCARPAGC; encoded by the exons ATGTCTAGTGTCGCGACCCAGGAGGCGGCGTCAGGGTCAGCTTCGGCATCGCAGGAGAAGGCGGCCAGCCGGAACAAGCGCAAGTATCGAGCCGAGCCGCCGTCCGGTGAGTTGGGGCCCTTCGGACTGGAGTACCCACTGACGACGGACTGCGTGGGGTTCGAGTTCATGTCGCCTGAGAAGGCCGCCATGGCGGCTTACGCCACAGCCTCTGAGGGTGCCAATCTAGACTTCACCCCGAGCGCTTGTGACGGCTGCAAAGCCGTCCATGCTACGGCAGAGGAGCTGTTGGAGTGCCAGCGGCATGTGAATTGGAGTGACCCGAATGAGGCCCAGCTGGAGGAGATCCTTCTGAAGTGCCTGGACACCACCTTCGACAATGCCGTCAGTGTGATCATCTCAATGGGCTACTCAGAGGCTGGAGCTCGGGCTGCTGTTGTGCGTGCAGCCGCTCAGTACACCTGGAGGGAGAGCCTTGCGGGGTTCAGTGAGGCCGCGGTTGAGGTGCTCAAGAGCGAGGGGGATATGCTACCGATGGATGGGTCCTCCCTCGAGGACATGAGGAAGATTGAGAAGGCTGTGCTTGGTAGCTTGGTTGCTGTGGTCAATGAGGCCCAGCCGTTTTACACCACAGGCGACGCTATGTTCTGCCTGCTCATGTCAGATATGAATGTAGCCCATGCCTGTGCCATGGACTATAGCTCTGCTTCTCTGCCTCCGGTGGGTGCTCAAGTTGTTGCACAACCAGTTGTGGGGAACCATGAACCTGGCCCAAGTTCTGATGTATCGGTTAAAATTACCAACCCACAGACAGGTGTTACATTCCGTGGGAAACTTACACCAGTTCCACCGGCAAGCCTGAATATGCCAAGTGGCAAGCCATCTATCTCCGGCAAGATGCATCCTTTGTCACCAAATCTTAAGCATAAAGAACACCCGGTTGCTATGCCTGATCATTCAGAGGATCAACCATTTGTTGCTGCTGCGACACAATCTGTGAAGGATGATAAGCCATTCTCTAGCAAGAGGGGGAGCTCTAAGAGGGATTCCTTGCACCGGCAGAAATTGATGAGCTTTGATAAGAATTCCCGAGCATTGGGCTCTAAAGGGTCTCTTAGGTCCGGCAAGCATAGCTCTTCTGGGATTGCAGCACTAGAGAGGAAGTGCAGGCCATTTGCAGATGCTACTACTAGTAGCTTGAAGGGCCCAGTAAAAGTTGGCAAAGGGTTTGCTACTGGCATGACAGGGTCAGAATATTCGGGTGACCTTTCTTTTACTGCCACCGGTACCATTGCTCCCCTTCCATCATTTGATACCAAGACAACCAGTAGCACTGACTCAGCATCAACTGCTAGCACAGAATTGTCATTGTCGCTGCCGTTGCCTTTACCATCCTCAAGCGATGTTTCTGCTCCATCTTTGAATCAGGATTCTAAGACTGAAGCTGTAGACCCTAGCAGCAAAATTAACTTCACATATGATGAGAATCAGAAGGTCTGGATTccacaagaaaagaaggatgAAATGGTTTTGGTTCTTGTCCAGAGGCAGAAAGAGTTGCAAGCACATATGCGGGACTGGACAGAATGGGCTATGGAGAAGGTGATGCTGGTCACACGACGACTTgccaaggagaaggaggagctcCAGTCACTTCggaaagagaaggaagaggcTGACCGCCTCCAAGAAGAAAGGCACTGTCTGGAAGAGAGCACTAGGAAGAAGCTTCTAGAGATGGAGTCTGCAATCTCTAGAGCAAACACACAGCTGGATAAAGCAGATGCTGCTGGTCGTAGGCGCATCACTGAGAATACACAACTTAGGATGCAGATGGAAGCTGCAAAGCGGCATGCGGCTGAGTCTGCAGCAAATTTTGTTGAGCTTTCAAAGAAGGATGAGAGCAGTCTTAAAAGGTCCCAGCATTGGGAATCTGAGAGAACCCTGTTGCAAGAGGAGCTTGCAGCTGGAAAGAGCAAACTATCTCGGGTTCAGCAACAACTTCAGTCTTCTAAAGAGAAGAAAGAGCAACTGAAG GTAAGGTGGAGGCAAGAAGAGGCTGCGAAGGCTGAGGCAATTGCCCGTGTGACCTCAGAGAGGAAAGAGAGGGATCAGATTGAAACATCACTGAGGTCGGAAGAGAATTTCCTGCACCTTAAAGCTGAGAACGACATGCAAAGATTCAAGAGTGAGATCCGTGCACTGGAGCATCAGATAACACAGCTGGAGCTATCTATGGACGCTTTAGACGAGGCTGGTGTTCCCAGCGACAAGATCCGCTCTTTGAGTCTCTCTGAGGGTAGAAAGATCGGCAACACCCAAATTTTGGCCaaggtggcagcggcggcatcCCAAGACCTCGATCTCGACGACATACAGCGCGACCGGGAGTGCGTCATGTGCCTGAGCGAGGAGATGTCGGTTGTCTTCCTCCCCTGCGCCCACCAGGTGGTCTGCGCAAAGTGCAACGACCTCCATGAGAAGCAAGGGATGAAGGAGTGCCCGTCGTGCCGGACCCACATCCAGCGCAGGGTGTGCGCCCGACCTGCCGGCTGCTGA
- the LOC104582758 gene encoding uncharacterized protein LOC104582758 — MAAATAAVESVVVVHNVAKRHNVGTLARSATAFGVAEVVVVGRRDVSAFGSHGSTSHLRFRHFVSLATARAYLKDERGCDICGVEITDDALPVTARPFRRSTAFLFGNEGTGLSQKECEICDYFVYIAQYGGGTASLNVTVAASIVLHHFGVWAGFPERGREGNKFVVAEKPQGQSRGLYCSDSIEDVIEERKARKENACDIFEENGSSHPQESNGLDTMFTD; from the exons atggcggcggcgacggcggcggtggagagcgtggtggtggtgcacaACGTGGCGAAGCGGCACAACGTGGGCACGCTGGCGCGGAGCGCGACGGCGTTCGGCGtcgcggaggtggtggtggtcggcCGCCGCGACGTCAGCGCCTTCGGCAGCCACGGGTCCACATCCCACCTCCGCTTCCGCCACTTCGTGTCCCTCGCCACCGCCCGTGCATACCTCAAG GACGAGAGGGGGTGTGACATTTGCGGCGTCGAGATCACCGACGACGCGCTGCCAGTGACGGCCCGCCCCTTCCGCAGGAGCACCGCGTTCCTCTTTGGCAATGAG GGTACAGGACTCTCACAAAAAGAGTGTGAGATCTGCGACTATTTTGTCTATATCGCTCAGTATGGTGGTGGAACTGCATCACTCAATGTTACGGTTGCAGCATCAATTGTTCTCCACCACTTTGGGG TCTGGGCTGGCTTTCCTGAACGAGGCCGAGAAGGCAACAAATTTGTTGTAGCTGAGAAACCGCAGGGGCAGTCGAGGGGGCTCTACTGCTCGGACTCAATTGAAGACGTGATTGAAGAGCGCAAGGCACGGAAAGAAAATGCCTGCGATATATTCGAAGAAAATGGAAGCAGCCATCCCCAGGAATCCAATGGCCTAGACACGATGTTTACAGACTAG
- the LOC100836148 gene encoding benzyl alcohol O-benzoyltransferase, which yields MGSLDVAKESLHSTAPKQQLTFAVRRRVAELVCPAVATPRETKRLSDIDDQDTLRGHVRFALFYRGGSQKQDDDPVGVIRRALAEALVPYYPLAGRLREVVARKLVVDCAGQGVLFVEADADVRLAEIQAAGPLTPPFPCMDQLLFDAQGSDGILNAPLLLIQVTRLLCGGFVFALRLNHTVCDAIGIVQFMGAVAELARGLPSPTVNPAWSRELLEARSPPSPSFPHREYDLLPPPPPPPPSDMVLRTFSFSSGNIATIKKRLGDDKSTTFEALAAALWLARTAALEIPAGELARLVVIANFRPIAAGPDPGLGLPAGYYGNACVPPTALADAGELTTSSSAMSLREAAALVRGAKAAVTADYVRSTADVLAERGRPCLALDNLLVVSDLRHAGFRGVDFGWAGPVYGGPADTVFGVCFFVAVKGEDGEEAVAVPVVLPRIAMDRLAKEVERLCQA from the coding sequence ATGGGGTCGTTGGATGTGGCCAAGGAGAGCTTGCACAGTACGGCACCGAAGCAGCAGCTAACCTTCGCGGTGCGCCGGCGCGTGGCGGAGCTGGTGTGCCCGGCGGTGGCGACGCCCCGGGAGACGAAGCGGCTGTCGGACATCGACGACCAGGACACGCTCCGCGGCCACGTGCGCTTCGCCCTCTTCTaccgcggcggcagccagaAGCAGGATGATGACCCGGTGGGTGTGATCCGGCGTGCTCTGGCGGAGGCGCTGGTGCCCTACTACCCGCTGGCCGGGCGGCTCCGGGAGGTGGTGGCCCGGAAGTTGGTGGTCGACTGCGCCGGCCAGGGGGTCCTGTTCGTCGAGGCCGACGCCGACGTCCGGCTCGCCGAGATCCAGGCCGCCGGGCCGCTCACGCCGCCGTTCCCCTGCATGGACCAGCTGCTCTTCGACGCCCAAGGGTCCGACGGCATCCTCAACGCCCCCTTGCTCCTCATCCAGGTGACGCGGCTGCTTTGCGGCGGGTTCGTCTTCGCGCTGCGGCTCAACCACACCGTCTGCGACGCCATCGGCATCGTCCAGTTCATGGGCGCCGTGGCGGAGCTCGCCCGGGGCCTCCCGTCCCCGACCGTGAACCCCGCGTGGTCACGCGAGCTCCTCGAGGCGCGctccccgccgtcgccgtcgttcCCGCACCGCGAGTACGacctcctccctccgccgccgccgcctcctccatccgACATGGTCCTTCGCACCTTCTCCTTCAGCTCCGGCAACATCGCCACAATCAAGAAGCGACTCGGCGACGACAAATCCACGACCTTCGAGGcgctcgcggcggcgctgtGGCTTGCCCGGACAGCGGCGCTGGAGATCCCGGCGGGAGAACTCGCGCGGCTGGTGGTGATCGCCAACTTCCGGCCCATCGCGGCTGGGCCAGATCCGGGCCTGGGCCTCCCCGCGGGGTACTACGGCAACGCGTGCGTGCCCCCCACGGCGCTTGCCGACGCCGGGGAACTGACGACGAGCTCCTCCGCGATGTCGCtgcgcgaggcggcggcgctggtgcgGGGCGCGAAGGCGGCCGTGACGGCGGACTACGTGCGGTCGACGGCGGACGTGCTGGCGGAGCGCGGGCGGCCGTGCCTAGCGCTCGACAACCTGCTCGTCGTCTCCGACCTCCGCCACGCCGGGTTCCGCGGAGTGGACTTCGggtgggccgggccggtctaTGGCGGGCCGGCGGACACCGTGTTCGGGGTCTGCTTCTTCGTGGCGGTGAAGGGGGAGGACGGGGAAGAGGCCGTGGCCGTGCCCGTCGTGCTGCCCAGGATCGCCATGGACCGGCTTGCCAAGGAGGTGGAGAGGCTGTGCCAAGCTTGA